The proteins below come from a single uncultured Carboxylicivirga sp. genomic window:
- a CDS encoding SusF/SusE family outer membrane protein, whose product MRHFNIYALLILLLGLFASCEDEDKVQVPADAVKPVLTAPDGGGTYVLEKVNEEEVFKTFEWSAADFNIPVVEEYSIEVDATGGDFSSYKVIANSITSPYEITVGDFNKAMLAAGFTDGEAHDIILRVSANHHLSSETIEMNVTTYFDAEPWTVIGSAVGGWDVENDQYMTYDKDNDVYTITLDMVPGDFKFRAPKKDSDPWKFNYGLSGDSEVIEDAQDVELKSGGSNIQTLGGNYTITLDVTNEKFSIVQNSAGDLTNWTDVVLDAVGTGVSADNANATADGSSWNWGNVLLPDNEGKPASNGTTFTWTWTGVVLEAEEGFKLRTLNGEAAPENGISFDVGYAALDVENSTDQVVDKDGNFSVSTKGEYTITLEIDAASGDTKKVTIVEYSAYPAHMYMIGASIGGWTWGENDIEMIPVHSNPHLFWRIVWIEKGVQDAGLKFSEEQAWGKDFGVSGDAVDGVYAKGSDNVPDVYESGYYMVVVNLIEETIEITTPSVNGIGGVFGDENWNGGIAFTVDNANKVITSPAFTGNGELRMYATASTMTNKDGNLVDWWQAEFIALNDVIEYRGVGDDQDRLNVTTGQSISLDFINGTGTLQ is encoded by the coding sequence ATGAGACATTTTAATATATATGCTTTATTGATACTGTTGTTGGGCCTTTTTGCTTCGTGTGAAGATGAAGATAAGGTTCAGGTGCCAGCAGATGCTGTTAAGCCAGTTTTAACTGCACCAGATGGTGGTGGTACTTATGTTCTGGAAAAAGTGAACGAAGAAGAAGTTTTCAAGACTTTTGAGTGGAGTGCCGCTGATTTTAATATTCCTGTTGTTGAGGAATACTCAATAGAAGTAGATGCAACTGGTGGTGATTTTTCTTCATATAAAGTAATTGCTAATAGTATAACATCTCCTTATGAAATTACTGTAGGTGATTTTAATAAAGCCATGTTGGCAGCTGGATTTACTGATGGTGAAGCTCATGATATTATTCTTCGTGTAAGTGCAAATCATCATTTATCAAGTGAAACAATTGAGATGAATGTTACCACTTATTTTGATGCTGAGCCTTGGACTGTTATTGGTAGTGCTGTTGGTGGTTGGGATGTAGAAAATGACCAATATATGACATACGATAAAGATAATGATGTTTACACCATTACTTTAGATATGGTTCCAGGTGATTTTAAATTCCGCGCTCCTAAAAAGGATAGTGATCCTTGGAAATTTAATTATGGATTGTCTGGTGATTCAGAAGTAATTGAAGATGCTCAAGATGTTGAATTAAAGTCTGGTGGATCAAATATTCAAACCTTAGGTGGTAATTATACCATTACTCTGGATGTTACAAACGAAAAATTCTCAATTGTTCAAAACTCTGCTGGTGATTTAACAAACTGGACAGACGTAGTTCTTGACGCTGTGGGAACAGGAGTTAGTGCTGATAATGCTAATGCAACAGCAGATGGAAGTTCATGGAATTGGGGTAATGTTTTATTGCCAGATAATGAAGGTAAACCTGCCTCTAATGGAACTACATTTACCTGGACTTGGACAGGTGTTGTTTTGGAAGCAGAAGAAGGATTCAAATTAAGAACTCTTAATGGAGAAGCTGCGCCAGAAAATGGGATTAGTTTTGACGTAGGTTATGCTGCTCTTGATGTTGAGAATAGTACTGATCAGGTTGTTGATAAAGATGGTAATTTCTCAGTTAGTACTAAAGGTGAGTATACTATAACATTAGAAATAGATGCTGCTAGTGGAGATACTAAAAAAGTTACTATTGTAGAATATTCTGCTTATCCAGCACACATGTATATGATTGGTGCTTCTATCGGAGGATGGACTTGGGGTGAGAATGATATTGAAATGATACCAGTACACAGTAATCCTCATTTATTTTGGAGAATTGTTTGGATCGAAAAAGGAGTACAAGACGCAGGATTGAAATTTAGTGAAGAACAAGCATGGGGGAAAGATTTCGGAGTAAGTGGAGATGCTGTAGATGGGGTTTATGCTAAAGGATCTGATAATGTTCCAGATGTTTATGAATCTGGATATTATATGGTTGTTGTGAATTTGATAGAAGAAACAATTGAAATTACCACTCCTTCCGTAAATGGAATTGGAGGTGTATTTGGTGATGAAAATTGGAATGGAGGTATTGCATTTACTGTTGATAATGCTAATAAAGTAATTACATCTCCTGCATTTACTGGTAATGGTGAACTTCGTATGTATGCAACGGCATCAACAATGACAAATAAAGATGGTAACCTTGTTGACTGGTGGCAAGCTGAATTTATTGCACTCAATGATGTAATTGAATACAGAGGAGTTGGTGATGATCAAGACAGATTGAATGTTACTACTGGACAAAGTATTTCATTAGATTTTATTAATGGTACAGGTACACTACAATAA
- a CDS encoding RagB/SusD family nutrient uptake outer membrane protein has product MKKLIIYKLAFALGFVLSLGSCVNDLDVTPIDPNLSTPDKIYTSEEAFQQVLAKIYAGFAVSGQTGPAGDGDLSGFDEGHSQYWRAYFVCQELPTDEAVNGWNDGDLPDLSQVTWGANNGFIRQFYYRAIYQVSLANEFIRQSNTYGKTEYTHLPQYKAEARFLRALSYWHALDLYGNGIPFVTEDSPIGSVLPQPAGEARGPELFNYIEKELITIVGDGEDTDEILLDPSQAAGGQANKAAAWMLLAKLYLNQAVYLDAAHQSDDYYTKAKTYLNKIFAENYSLITEADKTVTDVYSPYEFLFLADNYKANKEIIYSINYDGDYSRTWGGMTYVLAASIGGDVMAPSDYGISEGWGGNRTTKALVNKFDAADSRALWFTEGQSLEIQNQDQFQEGYAVIKYKNKTRDGGNGSNEGVSTWVDINIPVFRLADAYLMAAEVDLRLDGAVSTQDLGYLKEITDRAGVALPTSVDLNWILDERARELYWECHRRTDLVRFGKFTSGYNWPLKGNSLNGQDVADRYNLMPIPFTDITANPNLKQNPNY; this is encoded by the coding sequence TTGGATGTAACTCCGATTGATCCAAATTTATCAACTCCGGATAAAATTTATACTTCCGAAGAAGCTTTTCAACAAGTATTAGCAAAAATTTATGCAGGGTTTGCAGTGTCTGGTCAAACAGGTCCTGCTGGAGATGGTGACTTATCAGGTTTTGATGAAGGACATAGTCAATATTGGAGGGCATATTTTGTTTGTCAGGAGTTGCCTACTGATGAGGCTGTTAATGGTTGGAATGATGGTGATTTACCAGATTTGAGTCAGGTTACTTGGGGTGCTAATAATGGATTTATTCGTCAGTTTTATTATAGAGCTATTTATCAGGTTTCGTTAGCTAATGAGTTTATTCGTCAGTCAAATACGTATGGTAAAACTGAGTATACACATTTGCCACAATATAAGGCAGAAGCTCGTTTTTTACGCGCTTTATCATACTGGCATGCTTTGGATTTATATGGTAATGGAATTCCATTCGTAACAGAAGACAGTCCTATTGGTTCGGTTTTACCACAGCCTGCAGGAGAAGCTAGAGGTCCTGAATTATTTAATTATATTGAAAAGGAATTGATAACTATAGTAGGAGACGGAGAAGATACTGACGAAATATTATTAGACCCATCTCAAGCTGCCGGAGGACAAGCTAATAAAGCTGCAGCCTGGATGTTGTTAGCAAAATTGTATTTAAATCAGGCTGTATATTTAGATGCAGCTCATCAAAGTGATGATTACTATACAAAAGCCAAAACATACTTGAATAAGATTTTTGCTGAAAACTATAGTTTAATTACAGAAGCTGATAAAACGGTAACTGATGTTTATTCTCCTTATGAGTTTTTATTCTTGGCAGATAATTATAAAGCCAATAAAGAAATTATTTACTCAATTAACTATGACGGAGACTACTCTCGCACATGGGGAGGCATGACATATGTGTTAGCTGCTTCAATTGGAGGTGATGTAATGGCACCAAGCGATTATGGTATTTCAGAAGGATGGGGTGGTAATAGAACCACAAAAGCCTTGGTGAATAAATTTGATGCTGCTGATAGTAGAGCATTATGGTTTACAGAAGGTCAGTCATTAGAGATTCAAAATCAGGATCAATTTCAAGAAGGATATGCCGTTATTAAATATAAAAACAAAACACGTGATGGTGGTAATGGAAGCAATGAAGGAGTATCAACCTGGGTTGATATAAATATTCCAGTTTTTCGTTTGGCCGATGCCTATTTAATGGCTGCCGAAGTTGATTTACGACTTGACGGGGCTGTAAGTACTCAGGATCTTGGTTATCTAAAAGAAATTACAGACAGAGCTGGAGTAGCATTACCTACTTCTGTTGATTTAAATTGGATTTTAGATGAACGTGCGCGTGAATTATACTGGGAATGTCACAGACGTACTGATTTGGTTCGTTTTGGTAAGTTTACATCAGGTTATAACTGGCCTTTAAAAGGAAATAGTTTAAATGGACAAGATGTAGCAGACAGGTATAATTTAATGCCTATTCCATTTACTGATATTACTGCTAATCCAAACCTTAAGCAGAATCCTAATTATTAA